A genomic segment from Nitrospira sp. encodes:
- a CDS encoding TPR repeat, with protein sequence MNHFQDQIEAVLLAGDWERLGQAAEAWVRAVETAGNKDPRPYFALNVTHLLRGDFAGAWKAHAQALQEADDIEQVRGWVQSIVDRHPDQTHTHLVQGLFLAQSGRSEQSMASYKEAAKLAPQSAYPHYFMAQIHERAAHLEMAIKAYREAVKLNPTFAAARTNLGVAYQEQGRLEMAVPQYREVIKLNPNDPIAHANLACALAEQGKFEPALQAYKEALRLNPLDAEIHLALGGLYETKGRTDLAMKEYREAVQADPDLASAHTALGWLFMEKNHPTEAMDCFNRAVKANPEEAQALYGIGRIYAARGKRESAAENFSKAIRFEQDPAKKNQIMNELFQSGQTGD encoded by the coding sequence ATGAACCATTTTCAAGATCAGATCGAAGCAGTCCTCCTTGCAGGAGACTGGGAGCGGCTCGGGCAGGCGGCGGAGGCCTGGGTCCGGGCGGTGGAAACCGCCGGCAACAAGGACCCTCGTCCCTATTTCGCGCTCAATGTCACGCACCTGCTCCGCGGAGATTTCGCCGGCGCCTGGAAGGCGCATGCGCAAGCGTTGCAGGAAGCCGACGACATCGAACAGGTGCGGGGGTGGGTGCAATCGATCGTGGATCGGCATCCGGACCAGACGCATACACATCTGGTGCAGGGGCTCTTTTTGGCGCAATCCGGCCGGTCCGAGCAATCGATGGCCTCCTACAAAGAAGCGGCGAAGTTGGCCCCGCAGTCCGCCTATCCCCATTACTTTATGGCGCAGATTCACGAACGGGCCGCCCATCTTGAGATGGCGATCAAGGCCTATCGCGAGGCGGTCAAACTGAACCCGACCTTTGCGGCGGCCCGCACGAACCTCGGCGTGGCCTATCAGGAACAGGGCCGATTGGAAATGGCGGTCCCGCAATATCGCGAGGTGATCAAGCTGAATCCGAACGACCCGATCGCCCATGCCAACCTGGCCTGCGCTCTGGCGGAGCAGGGAAAATTCGAACCGGCGCTGCAGGCCTATAAAGAAGCGCTGCGGTTGAACCCGCTGGATGCGGAGATCCACCTCGCCTTGGGTGGGCTCTACGAAACCAAGGGGCGGACCGATCTCGCCATGAAGGAATATCGGGAGGCCGTGCAGGCCGATCCGGACCTCGCATCCGCGCATACCGCCCTCGGCTGGCTCTTCATGGAAAAAAATCATCCGACGGAAGCGATGGATTGTTTCAACCGCGCCGTCAAGGCCAATCCCGAGGAGGCTCAGGCCCTGTACGGCATCGGCAGAATTTACGCCGCCCGCGGGAAACGAGAAAGCGCCGCCGAAAACTTCTCCAAAGCCATCCGCTTCGAGCAAGATCCCGCCAAGAAAAATCAAATCATGAACGAGCTGTTTCAGAGCGGACAGACGGGGGATTGA
- a CDS encoding Mrr restriction system protein translates to MPIPDYETLMQPLLQIAAEANGQEVPLVAAVDKLAAQFKLTTEERHVLLPSGGTFKFSSRVSWARTYLQKAGLLEATKRGHFRITDRGRTILKGKPVRIDGNLLSQFEEFREFQGRKNERRTDKVETPANGLAETPIESLATQYERLREALASEVLERVKKCSSQFFERLVILLLVRMGYGGSLKDAGQAIGKSKDGGVDGVIRQDKLGLDNIYIQAKRWNDKPVGSPDIDQFAGALSKMKATKGIFITTSTFTKDARASVYSSRIILIDGAQLARYMIDHGVGVSIASTYEIKRVDSDFFEEDIE, encoded by the coding sequence ATGCCCATTCCAGACTATGAAACCCTGATGCAGCCTCTGCTGCAGATCGCTGCGGAGGCGAATGGGCAGGAAGTTCCGCTGGTCGCTGCCGTTGATAAATTGGCTGCGCAGTTCAAACTGACGACCGAAGAGCGACATGTGTTACTGCCAAGTGGAGGCACTTTCAAATTCTCTTCTCGCGTGTCGTGGGCGCGGACCTATCTGCAAAAGGCCGGTCTCCTTGAAGCAACGAAGCGAGGACATTTCCGGATCACTGATCGTGGGCGGACGATTCTCAAGGGTAAACCAGTTCGCATCGATGGAAACCTTCTGTCGCAGTTTGAAGAGTTCCGAGAGTTCCAGGGACGCAAGAATGAACGCAGAACGGATAAAGTCGAAACCCCGGCCAACGGCCTCGCAGAGACGCCCATCGAATCATTGGCAACCCAATATGAACGATTGCGGGAAGCGCTTGCGTCGGAAGTTCTCGAGAGGGTGAAGAAGTGCAGTTCACAATTCTTCGAACGACTCGTTATTCTTTTGCTGGTCAGGATGGGTTATGGGGGTTCGCTGAAGGATGCCGGCCAAGCCATCGGTAAAAGCAAAGACGGTGGAGTCGATGGAGTGATTCGGCAAGATAAACTCGGGCTGGATAATATCTACATCCAGGCGAAGCGATGGAACGACAAGCCGGTCGGTAGCCCGGACATCGACCAATTCGCAGGTGCGCTGTCTAAGATGAAGGCGACCAAGGGCATCTTTATCACCACATCCACCTTCACCAAAGACGCGCGTGCGTCCGTCTATTCTTCTCGAATTATCCTCATCGACGGCGCCCAGTTGGCAAGGTATATGATTGATCACGGTGTGGGGGTGTCGATCGCTTCAACCTACGAAATCAAGAGAGTCGACTCGGATTTCTTCGAAGAGGATATCGAATAA
- a CDS encoding Distantly related to nitrogen regulatory protein P-II, producing the protein MAGLTLHPMKEIRVIVSGENRPFVTELLDKVQASGYTIIGNISGKGHHGLREAHFMFSEQESLVMIMAVVPEEKVEPVLAGLRPLFDRYSGVMFVSDVAVSRREYFGKKTATP; encoded by the coding sequence ATGGCCGGGCTAACGTTGCATCCCATGAAAGAGATCCGCGTCATCGTGTCGGGTGAGAACCGGCCCTTTGTGACCGAGCTGTTGGACAAGGTCCAGGCATCCGGCTACACCATCATCGGCAATATCTCGGGGAAGGGACACCATGGCCTACGCGAAGCCCACTTCATGTTCAGCGAGCAGGAGAGCCTGGTGATGATCATGGCGGTGGTCCCGGAAGAAAAGGTGGAGCCGGTGCTGGCCGGGTTGCGACCGCTGTTCGATCGATATTCCGGCGTCATGTTCGTCTCCGATGTCGCCGTGAGCCGGCGCGAGTATTTCGGCAAAAAGACGGCCACGCCTTGA